One window of Pyrus communis chromosome 12, drPyrComm1.1, whole genome shotgun sequence genomic DNA carries:
- the LOC137710441 gene encoding transcription factor GTE10-like, producing the protein MAPAVPIDFTGQKEKKCFLSQMMGKSRKYSKGQLSGFVPDNRHAVETMAESEGFGSSGRVDTEMTASEDSCAPKRKSISLNVDGYDGFGVPMQVLPLSRMSRSERKDLELRLQLELEQVRVLQKRIATMNSIVAVLSPSSDIRSCSDGKKRPPPDRYQRSSEFSAPQGKRKAPPGRNGGRTKKSTSGPVEPSRPVAPATTSNAMLMKQCDQLLTRLIKHQFGWVFENPVDVVKLNIPDYFTVIKHPMDLGTVQSKLNSGVYSCPLGFAADVRLTFSNALTYNPPGNDVHIMAETLSKYFEQRWKPIAKKLPVATGVQSLPSRARPAVREETNPAAPMPPLKKKKSTPVDSANKPESPKRILTVEEKVRLTKELEDLLGELPENIVNFLKEHSSSEGQTDEDEIEIDLDALSDDTLFALRKLMDGHLLEKQKRQEKVEPCEMEIINESGFSNSSMQPCKGNDPIDEDVDIVGGNDAPISSFPPVEIEKDAARRNSKCSSSSSSSSDSGSSSSDSDSGSSSESDSDDDKAPTSIGGGKEKLGTGANTDQKRSDIGDSEIGNQSINRAASLEQDPPSKPVPVEEGGHREEGESAPSERQVSPDKLYRAAVLRNRFADTILKAREKALEKGEKLDPEKLRIEREELEKRQKEEKARLQAEAKAAEEARKKAEAEAAAEAKRQRELEREAARQALQMIEKTVEINENSRVLEDLEMFRAVDEHVTSFTEETSPEHIEDELARLGSFKLQGSSNPLEQLGLFMKLDDDIEEEEEIEPPQSAPKPESALEPEPAPEREPEPEPELEGEPEPEPEAEREREREPVNDAEPNDVEEGEID; encoded by the exons ATGGCACCAGCTGTTCCAATAGATTTCACTGGacagaaagaaaagaagtgtTTTCTTTCGCAGATGATGGGGAAGTCACGGAAGTACTCTAAAGGGCAGTTGTCTGGTTTTGTTCCGGATAACCGGCATGCTGTCGAGACAATGGCTGAATCGGAGGGGTTTGGAAGCTCAGGACGCGTCGACACAGAAATGACGGCTTCAGAGGATTCATGTGCGCCTAAAAGGAAATCCATTAGTTTGAATGTGGATGGTTATGATGGTTTTGGGGTGCCAATGCAAGTACTGCCATTGTCACGGATGTCGCGGTCAGAAAGGAAGGATTTGGAATTGAGGCTGCAATTGGAACTTGAACAGGTCCGGGTTCTTCAGAAGAGAATTGCTACTATGAATTCCATTGTTGCTGTACTATCCCCATCTAGTGATATTCGGAGTTGCAGTGATGGGAAAAAGAGACCTCCACCTGATAGATATCAAAGATCATCCGAATTTTCTGCGCCTCAAGGTAAGAGAAAGGCTCCTCCGGGGCGTAATGGTGGCCGCACGAAGAAAAGCACGTCTGGTCCTGTGGAGCCATCAAGGCCGGTGGCTCCAGCAACCACTTCAAATGCTATGTTGATGAAACAATGCGATCAATTGCTGACCCGCTTAATTAAACATCAGTTTGGTTGGGTTTTCGAGAATCCAGTTGATGTGGTGAAGTTGAACATACCAGATTATTTTACAGTCATTAAGCATCCAATGGATTTGGGCACTGTGCAGAGCAAGTTAAATTCAGGCGTGTACTCTTGTCCATTAGGGTTTGCTGCTGATGTACGGCTTACTTTCTCAAATGCTTTGACTTACAATCCCCCTGGAAATGATGTGCACATTATGGCCGAGACCCTCAGTAAATATTTTGAGCAGAGATGGAAACCCATAGCAAAGAAGCTTCCTGTAGCGACTGGTGTGCAGTCTCTGCCTTCAAGAGCAAGACCGGCTGTTCGTGAAGAAACCAATCCTGCTGCCCCAATGCCACccttaaaaaagaagaaaagtacaCCTGTTGATAGTGCTAACAAGCCTGAATCTCCTAAACGCATCTTGACTGTTGAGGAGAAGGTTAGACTGACTAAGGAGCTAGAGGATTTGCTGGGAGAATTGCCGGAAAATATTGTTAATTTCCTAAAAGAGCATAGTAGTAGTGAAGGGCAAACCGACGAGGATGAGATTGAGATTGACCTTGATGCCCTTAGTGATGATACCTTGTTCGCCTTACGGAAGCTTATGGATGGCCATCTGCTGGAGAAACAGAAAAGGCAGGAGAAAGTTGAACCTTGTGAAATGGAG ATTATTAATGAGTCGGGATTTAGCAACTCATCAATGCAACCCTGCAAAG GCAATGATCCAATTGATGAGGATGTGGATATTGTTGGTGGGAATGACGCTCCAATTTCAAGCTTTCCTCCAGTAGAGATAGAGAAAGATGCAGCTCGTAGAAACAGTAAATGCAGTAGCTCAAGTAGCTCCAGCAGTGATTCAGGCTCTTCATCTAGTG ATTCTGACTCTGGCAGTTCTTCGGAAAGTGATTCAGATGATGATAAAGCTCCAACCTCTATTGGGGGAGGAAAG GAAAAATTGGGTACTGGAGCAAATACAGATCAGAAGAGAAGTGATATTGGGGATTCAGAAATTGGAAATC AATCAATAAATAGAGCGGCCTCACTTGAGCAGGATCCCCCGTCTAAACCAGTTCCTGTTGAGGAGGGTGGACATAGAGAGGAGG GGGAGAGTGCTCCATCTGAGAGGCAAGTCTCCCCTGATAAGCTCTACCGTGCAGCCGTATTGAGGAATAGGTTTGCTGACACAATACTAAAAGCCCGAGAGAAGGCACtagaaaag GGTGAAAAGTTGGATCCTGAAAAATTGCGAATTGAAAGAGAGGAACTTGAAAAGCGGCAAAAAGAAG AGAAAGCACGTTTACAAGCTGAAGCCAAAGCTGCAGAAGAGGCTCGAAAGAAGGCTGAAGCAGAAGCTGCAGCCGAAGCTAAGAGGCAGAGGGAACTAGAGAGAGAAGCTGCACGTCAGGCATTGCAAATG ATAGAAAAGACCGTTGAAATTAATGAGAATAGTCGGGTTCTGGAAGATCTAGAAATGTTTAGGGCTGTTGATGAACATGTGACAAGTTTCACGGAGGAGACCAGCCCGGAGCACATTGAAGACGAGCTTGCCCGGCTTGGTAGCTTCAAACTACAGGGAAGTAGTAATCCCTTAGAGCAACTTGGTTTGTTCATGAAACTGGATGATGatatagaagaagaagaagaaatcgaACCTCCCCAGAGTGCCCCAAAACCAGAATCAGCACTTGAACCAGAACCTGCGCCAGAAAGGGAACCTGAACCTGAACCTGAACTGGAAGGGGAACCTGAACCTGAACCTGAAGCAGAACGAGAACGAGAACGAGAACCAGTAAATGATGCTGAACCAAATGACGTTGAAGAAGGAGAGATCGATTGA
- the LOC137709781 gene encoding flavonol sulfotransferase-like, with protein sequence MSSASTSQPIVPKTDYIEEKEDEEAYRKIDAEICGMLPNLPKEKGWTSEDLVQYQGFWIYPTFALKAAVHLQHHFNLFQTTRSSTSAARGSSPIYFLATLPKSGTTWLRALMFATLNRSLYDAASPHHPLLTTGPHDCFPFLEMDNMLGNHDHNRPVTSLDQDHHDDRDGGDAMIDNYVPPTSTTQLFATHLPYSLFPKSVTTSSSTYGVSKFVYVCRNPKDVFISLWKFGSKVKAVNTGLAPFSLEEAFELFCRGVCPYGPYWDHVLGFWKASLEMPGQVLFLKYEDLRKEPSANVKRLAEFLGQPFSEEEESKGVVQQIIKLCSFENLSSLEINKTSRTQQYFVKANIAVENSDFFRKGQVGDWKNFFTDDMAKRMDQIIDERFSGSGLTFANP encoded by the coding sequence ATGTCTTCAGCTTCGACGTCCCAACCTATTGTTCCTAAAACCGATTATATtgaggagaaggaagacgaagAAGCCTACCGGAAAATTGATGCCGAAATATGTGGAATGCTGCCAAATCTTCcgaaagagaagggttggaccTCCGAAGACTTGGTTCAGTACCAAGGCTTCTGGATATATCCTACCTTTGCCTTAAAAGCAGCGGTGCACCTTCAACACCATTTCAACTTATTCCAAACAACCAGAAGTTCTACCAGCGCCGCCCGTGGGTCGTCGCCCATATACTTCTTAGCCACACTTCCGAAATCAGGTACGACGTGGCTTAGAGCACTCATGTTTGCTACCCTCAACAGAAGCCTCTATGATGCTGCCTCTCCTCACCATCCCTTGCTCACAACTGGGCCCCACGACTGTTTTCCTTTCTTGGAGATGGATAACATGCTTGGAAACCATGATCACAACCGTCCCGTAACCTCACTTGATCAAGATCATCACGACGATCGTGACGGTGGTGATGCTATGATTGATAATTATGTCCCGCCTACAAGCACTACTCAACTCTTTGCGACCCACCTGCCTTACTCTTTGTTCCCAAAATCTGTGACTACTTCTAGTAGTACTTACGGTGTGTCAAAATTCGTTTACGTTTGCCGCAACCCTAAAGATGTATTCATTTCTTTATGGAAGTTTGGGAGCAAAGTTAAAGCAGTAAACACAGGACTTGCACCCTTCTCACTAGAAGAAGCATTTGAGCTTTTCTGCCGCGGAGTTTGCCCATACGGGCCCTATTGGGACCATGTGCTAGGGTTTTGGAAAGCAAGCTTGGAAATGCCAGGGCAAGTTTTGTTCTTAAAATATGAGGATCTCAGGAAGGAGCCATCTGCTAATGTGAAGAGACTGGCTGAGTTCTTGGGTCAACCTTTttcagaggaggaggagagcaAAGGGGTGGTGCAGCAGATCATAAAGCTTTGTAGTTTTGAGAATCTGAGCAGCTTGGAGATAAATAAAACCTCCAGGACGCAACAGTACTTTGTTAAGGCCAATATTGCAGTCGAGAACAGTGATTTCTTCAGGAAAGGCCAAGTTGGGGATTGGAAAAACTTCTTCACTGATGACATGGCAAAACGTATGGATCAGATCATAGATGAGAGGTTCAGTGGTTCTGGATTGACATTTGCTAATCCATAA